Proteins encoded together in one Impatiens glandulifera chromosome 1, dImpGla2.1, whole genome shotgun sequence window:
- the LOC124919453 gene encoding uncharacterized protein LOC124919453: MVRFSPCPFLTLNSSRSVLFPSTVTATSSMFTTSSSSSSHQDSTDLQMDRTNQVLKYHDQTKHSLTKYSRGPHGLDWENQPNPFRRFISAPIVPLIHFPIDSPNPDSISYSSVFNSLPSPKPISISTISQFFYDSLALSAWKTTGYSTWSLRVNPSSGNLHPTEAYIISPPIESISNSPFVAHYAPKDHSLEIRADIPSNFFPKFFPQGSFLIGISSIFWREAWKYGERAFRYCNHDVGHAVAALSMAAAGLGWEVKMLDELGYDELEKLMGLETYPKFKIPSSRPVKGKFPDIEFEHPDCVLLVYPNGVDDFNVDYEEFNNVIMSFSKLEWKGEHNLLSKEHVCWDIIYRTAEATKKPLELENRFDFTVDPFHPSGLISECLYKNSVLREVIRNRRSAVDMDEHTEISRETFYQIILHCVPSGHQPEEVHKKSKQLSLPFRSLPWDPQVHAVLFVHRVSGLPKGLYFLVRNDDHLEDLKRATKSEFKWEKPEGCPDGVSLFELAKGDFMDISKRLSCHQEIASDGCFSLGMVARFEPILREKGAWMYPRLFWETGVLGQVLYLEAHAVGISATGIGCFFDDSVHEEVLGLRGSNYQSLYHFTVGGAVNDNRIMSLPAYPGPSNSRW, encoded by the exons ATGGTTCGGTTTTCTCCTTGCCCTTTTCTCACTCTGAATTCTTCCCGCTCCGTTCTCTTCCCTTCCACTGTAACCGCCACCAGTTCAATGTTCActacatcttcttcttcttcgtcacaCCAGGATTCAACAGACTTACAGATGGACCGAACAAACCAAGTTCTGAAATACCATGATCAGACTAAACATTCATTAACCAAATATTCAAGAGGACCCCATGGCCTCGATTGGGAAAATCAACCCAACCCTTTTCGACGATTCATTTCCGCACCAATTGTTCCTTTGATTCATTTCCCAATCGATTCTCCTAACCCAGATTCCATCTCCTACTCTTCTGTATTCAATTCTCTCCCCTCTCCAAAACCCATCTCCATTTCCACCATTTCTCAGTTTTTCTACGATTCTCTCGCTTTATCCGCTTGGAAAACTACTGGGTATTCAACCTGGTCACTTAGGGTAAACCCTAGCAGCGGCAATCTTCATCCAACTGAAGCTTACATAATATCCCCTCCGATTGAATCAATCTCGAATTCGCCTTTTGTAGCTCATTACGCTCCAAAAGATCATTCTCTCGAGATCAGAGCCGATATCCCATCAAATTTCTTCCCTAAATTCTTTCCACAAGGTTCGTTTCTCATAGGAATTTCTTCCATTTTCTGGCGGGAGGCGTGGAAGTATGGGGAGAGAGCTTTCAGGTACTGTAATCATGACGTTGGACACGCAGTTGCTGCTTTATCAATGGCGGCTGCAGGGTTAGGCTGGGAGGTGAAGATGCTGGATGAATTAGGTTACGATGAATTGGAGAAGCTAATGGGACTTGAAACTTATCCTAAATTCAAAATCCCATCATCAAGACCGGTAAAAGGGAAATTTCCTGATATTGAATTTGAACATCCTGATTGTGTTCTTCTTGTATATCCTAATGGAGTTGATGATTTTAATGTTGATTATGAAGAATTCAATAATGTTATCATGAGTTTCTCGAAACTAGAATGGAAAGGTGAACATAATCTTCTTAGTAAAGAACATGTTTGTTGGGATATCATATATAGAACTGCAGAAGCCACTAAGAAGCCATTAGAGTTGGAAAATAGGTTTGATTTTACAGTTGATCCATTTCACCCGAGCGGTTTGATTAGTGAATGTTTATACAAGAATTCTGTGTTAAGGGAAGTTATTCGAAACAGAAGAAGTGCAGTTGATATGGATGAACATACTGAGATAAGTAGAgaaacattttatcaaatcatcTTACATTGTGTTCCATCCGGTCACCAGCCAGAAGAAGTTCATAAGAAAAGTAAACAACTTTCTTTGCCATTTCGATCCCTTCCGTGGGATCCACAAGTGCACGCGGTTTTGTTTGTTCATAGAGTTTCGGGATTGCCAAAGGGTCTCTATTTCTTGGTGAGAAATGATGATCATTTGGAGGATCTCAAAAGAGCGACAAAATCCGAATTCAAATGGGAGAAACCCGAGGGTTGTCCAGATGGTGTTTCTCTATTCGAACTTGCTAAGGGCGATTTCATGGACATCTCCAAACGGTTATCTTGTCATCAG GAAATAGCGAGCGATGGTTGCTTTAGTCTTGGTATGGTGGCACGTTTTGAGCCTATATTACGGGAGAAGGGTGCTTGGATGTATCCTCGTTTGTTTTGGGAAACAGGTGTTTTGGGACAAGTGTTGTACCTCGAGGCCCATGCAGTTGGAATATCAGCCACGGGAATTGGTTGTTTCTTTGATGATTCAG TACACGAGGAGGTTTTGGGATTGAGAGGATCCAACTACCAAAGCCTTTATCATTTTACGGTTGGAGGTGCTGTCAATGACAACCGAATAATGAGCCTTCCGGCTTACCCAGGCCCCAGTAATTCACGTTGGTAA
- the LOC124938926 gene encoding 21 kDa protein-like gives MALVGLYITTLLMLSKSCIASPSPSPTHLMRVKSYIEAQCKGTQYPITCIQCLSNYVKETPKSPQELAHLSLEASLIRAKYAKEYVIEVANKLKETRPKSRDYISLKDCLEQINDGMDQLRSSLQVMKTIDDQNGEANFMLQMNDIQTWLSAAWTDAATCVDGLPNLAIGGKVKAIIREKMLNVAQTSTNALVFLDRFASKHRITGAKTNP, from the coding sequence ATGGCTCTCGTCGGTCTCTACATCACCACGCTTCTAATGCTCTCCAAATCTTGTATCGCATCCCCATCCCCATCCCCAACACATCTAATGCGAGTCAAGTCCTATATCGAGGCACAATGCAAAGGCACTCAGTATCCTATAACATGCATTCAATGCCTCTCCAACTACGTGAAAGAGACCCCAAAGAGCCCACAAGAGTTGGCACACTTATCCCTCGAGGCGAGCTTGATCAGAGCCAAGTACGCTAAAGAGTATGTGATTGAAGTCGCAAACAAGTTAAAAGAAACAAGACCCAAATCCAGGGATTACATTTCCTTAAAGGATTGCTTGGAACAGATAAACGATGGGATGGACCAACTTCGATCATCCTTACAAGTGATGAAGACCATAGATGATCAAAATGGTGAGGCGAATTTCATGTTGCAAATGAACGACATACAAACTTGGCTCAGCGCAGCCTGGACCGACGCTGCAACATGTGTGGATGGTTTGCCAAATCTAGCCATAGGGGGGAAGGTGAAGGCCATAATACGGGAGAAGATGCTAAACGTGGCTCAGACATCTACTAACGCTCTAGTGTTTCTAGACCGGTTTGCATCCAAGCATCGAATCACCGGTGCCAAAACCAATCCTTAA